One part of the Marichromatium purpuratum 984 genome encodes these proteins:
- a CDS encoding class I SAM-dependent methyltransferase — translation MTACKGPDSPLAQLQRWYRSPLGTELARLECACVQQLLHDTFGYYLVQVGVTESFRDALATSRIRHRIAMPCDPPPLARAPAIVGLASQLPLASDSIDALFLPHTLDFSPEPQAVLREAERILIPEGRLIVIGFNAISTWGLRGLLRGSRGPAPWCGRFRTNYQMEAWLSDLGFALERREFLMFRPPLTGALGPGGPRIEALGRRLMPTLGGVYVLRAVKRVSTLIPLRSSWRGRRQLLPGRVEPTARRNPNV, via the coding sequence ATGACTGCTTGCAAGGGGCCGGATTCCCCGCTCGCCCAACTCCAGCGCTGGTATCGCTCGCCGCTCGGCACCGAGCTGGCGCGGCTCGAGTGTGCCTGCGTGCAGCAGCTGCTGCATGACACCTTCGGCTATTATCTGGTGCAGGTCGGGGTCACCGAGAGCTTCCGTGACGCGCTCGCCACCAGTCGGATCCGGCATCGCATCGCCATGCCCTGCGATCCGCCGCCGCTGGCCCGGGCCCCGGCGATCGTCGGTCTGGCCTCGCAGTTGCCACTGGCTTCGGACAGTATCGATGCGCTCTTCCTGCCCCATACCCTCGATTTCTCGCCCGAGCCGCAGGCGGTGCTGCGCGAGGCCGAGCGCATCCTGATCCCCGAGGGGCGACTCATCGTCATCGGCTTCAATGCCATCAGCACCTGGGGCCTGCGCGGCCTGTTGCGAGGCTCGCGGGGGCCGGCGCCCTGGTGCGGACGCTTTCGTACCAACTATCAGATGGAGGCCTGGTTGTCCGATCTCGGTTTTGCGCTCGAGCGGCGCGAGTTCCTGATGTTCCGTCCCCCCCTGACCGGCGCGCTCGGCCCCGGTGGACCACGCATCGAGGCCCTGGGGCGACGCCTGATGCCAACGCTCGGCGGGGTCTATGTGCTGCGAGCGGTCAAGCGGGTATCGACACTCATTCCGCTGCGCTCGTCGTGGCGTGGCCGTCGACAATTGTTGCCGGGACGGGTCGAGCCGACCGCGCGGAGGAATCCAAATGTCTGA
- a CDS encoding endonuclease domain-containing protein, translating into MQPYNKSLKPFSRHLRSNMTKAEQALWQRLRRKQVHGLQFYRQKPLLGFIVDFYCPKAALVIEIDGGQHRVPEHRAKDARRDQALADISLTVLRFDNRQALNETDVVLETIHRAIDHGPT; encoded by the coding sequence TTGCAACCCTACAACAAGTCGCTCAAGCCCTTCTCCCGTCACCTTCGCAGCAACATGACCAAGGCCGAACAGGCGCTCTGGCAGCGGCTGCGTCGCAAACAGGTCCACGGTCTGCAGTTCTATCGACAAAAACCGCTGCTCGGCTTCATCGTCGATTTCTACTGCCCCAAGGCCGCACTGGTGATCGAGATCGACGGCGGTCAGCACCGAGTCCCCGAGCACAGGGCCAAGGACGCGAGACGCGATCAGGCGCTGGCCGATATCAGTCTGACCGTGCTGCGATTCGACAACCGTCAGGCCCTGAACGAGACCGACGTCGTGTTGGAGACGATCCATCGCGCCATCGACCATGGCCCAACCTGA
- the dnaQ gene encoding DNA polymerase III subunit epsilon codes for MQQTRQIVLDTETTGLDPQDGHRIIEIGCVELIDRRLTRNNFHRYLQPDREIDAGAVEVHGITNDFLADKPRFGELAEAFLDYVRGAELIIHNAAFDVGFLDHELRLWQPEAPRIEALCSVTDTLMMARRLHPGQRNSLDALCKRYDVDNSQRDLHGALLDAEILADVYLAMTGGQVKLGLGEVETVGEGAQGATGEHGRISAERPPLRVVRADGRALGAHAARLEAIDKASAEGCLWLREPG; via the coding sequence ATGCAGCAGACACGTCAAATCGTGCTCGATACCGAGACTACGGGTCTCGATCCGCAGGACGGGCATCGCATCATCGAGATCGGCTGTGTGGAGCTGATCGACCGACGCCTGACCCGCAACAACTTCCATCGCTATCTCCAGCCCGATCGCGAGATCGATGCCGGTGCGGTCGAGGTGCACGGCATCACCAACGACTTCCTCGCCGACAAGCCACGCTTCGGCGAGCTGGCCGAGGCCTTTCTCGATTACGTGCGCGGCGCCGAGCTGATCATCCACAACGCCGCCTTCGATGTCGGCTTCCTCGACCACGAGCTGCGGCTGTGGCAGCCGGAGGCGCCGCGCATCGAAGCGCTGTGCTCGGTCACCGACACCCTGATGATGGCGCGCCGCCTCCATCCGGGGCAGCGCAACAGCCTCGATGCGCTGTGCAAGCGCTACGACGTCGACAACTCGCAGCGCGACCTGCACGGCGCCCTGCTCGACGCCGAGATCCTCGCCGATGTCTATCTGGCGATGACTGGTGGACAGGTGAAACTCGGGCTCGGTGAGGTCGAGACGGTGGGCGAGGGCGCCCAGGGCGCGACCGGCGAGCATGGCCGGATCAGCGCCGAGCGTCCGCCGTTGCGAGTGGTGCGAGCCGATGGGCGCGCGCTCGGGGCGCACGCGGCCCGGCTCGAGGCGATCGACAAGGCCAGCGCCGAGGGCTGTCTGTGGTTGCGCGAGCCGGGTTGA
- the mtaB gene encoding tRNA (N(6)-L-threonylcarbamoyladenosine(37)-C(2))-methylthiotransferase MtaB — protein MHRANAPTIRLHSLGCRLNEAELEEWAEQFRRAGIQLAADGEGADLVVINTCAVTQEAVRKSRKLLRRAQRDNPRARLIVSGCLAALEAEALAGESGVDLVVSNADKDRLVEIARATLTLPLMPESATAGGAEALFARGRQRAFVKVQDGCRYNCTFCITTRARGEERSRPIAQVVSVIDRLTRQGVREVALTGVHLGGYGHDRGSDLGELIAAVLADTGIERLRLGSLEPWDLPDDFWGLFADSRLMPHLHLPVQSGSDRVLRRMARRCKREAFIELVTAGRAARPELNVTTDVIVGFPGEDEDDWRETLSLVETVGFGHIHAFAYSPRAGTLAATLPGRVDSATKRARSQALQQLAATTRTELLRQQHGSRVEVLCEQAPDPARNLPGQGYTPNYLPVRFTALPDPIDTNALVEVEITDDDGEHLLGQAIRAR, from the coding sequence ATGCACCGCGCCAACGCCCCCACCATTCGTCTGCACAGCCTCGGCTGCCGTCTCAACGAGGCCGAACTCGAGGAATGGGCCGAGCAGTTCCGCCGCGCCGGGATCCAGCTCGCCGCCGACGGCGAGGGCGCCGATCTGGTGGTGATCAACACCTGCGCCGTCACCCAGGAGGCGGTGCGCAAGTCGCGCAAGCTGCTGCGTCGCGCCCAGCGCGACAACCCGCGCGCGCGGCTGATCGTCAGCGGCTGTCTGGCCGCGCTCGAGGCCGAGGCGCTGGCCGGCGAGTCCGGCGTCGACCTGGTGGTGAGCAACGCCGACAAGGATCGGCTGGTGGAGATCGCGCGCGCCACCCTGACGCTGCCGCTGATGCCCGAGAGCGCCACTGCCGGCGGCGCCGAGGCGCTGTTCGCGCGTGGGCGCCAACGCGCCTTCGTCAAGGTGCAGGACGGCTGTCGCTACAACTGCACCTTCTGCATCACCACCCGCGCCCGCGGCGAGGAGCGCAGCCGTCCGATCGCGCAGGTGGTGAGTGTGATCGACCGTCTGACGCGCCAGGGGGTGCGCGAGGTCGCCCTCACCGGCGTCCACCTCGGCGGCTACGGCCATGACCGAGGCAGTGACCTCGGCGAGCTGATCGCCGCAGTGCTCGCCGATACCGGCATCGAGCGCCTGCGGCTCGGCTCGCTCGAACCCTGGGACCTGCCGGATGACTTCTGGGGATTGTTCGCCGATTCACGCCTGATGCCGCACCTGCACCTGCCGGTACAGAGCGGCTCGGACCGGGTGCTGCGCCGCATGGCCCGACGCTGCAAGCGCGAGGCCTTCATCGAACTGGTCACCGCAGGCCGCGCCGCGCGCCCCGAACTCAACGTCACCACCGACGTCATCGTCGGCTTCCCCGGCGAGGACGAGGACGACTGGCGCGAGACCCTGTCGCTGGTCGAGACCGTCGGCTTCGGCCACATCCACGCCTTCGCCTACTCGCCCCGCGCCGGCACCCTGGCCGCCACCCTGCCCGGGCGCGTCGACAGCGCCACCAAGCGCGCGCGCAGCCAGGCGCTGCAACAGCTCGCCGCAACCACTCGCACCGAACTGCTGCGCCAGCAGCACGGCAGCCGCGTCGAGGTGCTCTGCGAGCAGGCCCCCGACCCGGCACGCAACCTACCGGGCCAGGGCTACACCCCCAACTACCTGCCGGTCCGCTTCACTGCCCTGCCCGACCCGATCGACACCAACGCCCTGGTCGAGGTCGAGATCACCGACGACGACGGCGAACACCTGCTCGGACAAGCGATCCGAGCGCGTTGA
- the rnhA gene encoding ribonuclease HI, giving the protein MSEAVHAYTDGACKGNPGPGGWGVLLCWGEAEKSLCGGERETTNNRMELMAVIMALESLKRSSEIEITTDSQYVKRGVGEWMPRWKRNGWRTASRQPVKNRDLWERLDAALADHQVRWHWVKGHAGHPGNERADQLANQGIPR; this is encoded by the coding sequence ATGTCTGAGGCGGTGCACGCCTATACCGATGGTGCCTGCAAGGGCAATCCCGGCCCTGGTGGCTGGGGGGTGCTGCTGTGCTGGGGCGAGGCCGAGAAGAGCCTCTGCGGCGGCGAGCGCGAGACCACCAACAATCGCATGGAGTTGATGGCGGTGATCATGGCGCTGGAGTCGCTCAAGCGGTCGAGCGAGATCGAGATCACCACCGACTCGCAGTACGTCAAGCGCGGGGTGGGCGAGTGGATGCCGCGCTGGAAGCGCAACGGCTGGCGCACCGCCAGTCGCCAGCCGGTGAAGAACCGCGACCTGTGGGAGCGGCTCGACGCCGCGCTCGCCGATCATCAGGTGCGCTGGCACTGGGTCAAGGGGCATGCCGGGCACCCGGGCAACGAGCGCGCCGATCAGCTCGCCAATCAGGGCATTCCGAGGTAG
- a CDS encoding LysM peptidoglycan-binding domain-containing protein → MPDVSRLARTLCALPLLLAPVLSGCVKDSPLTRAEQDSDARPQIVSAREYGFVRPAVDISGLETTSGGQGLATTTGGGDLWTRVRTGMRLQDQHNPRVEAVIARFKRDPRYLTRLNDRARPYLRLIVDEIARRGLPMELALLPQVESRYNPGATSSKAAAGIWQFMPYTGRAMGLRQDQWCDERRDVLASTRAALDYLEQLNAQFDGDWALTMAAYNCGPGCVANAVERNRRQGQPTDFWSLQLPAETRDYVPQILATARLVATPGQYGLALPPLPDRPQLELIRTPGAVELAKLANASGVELATLKRLNPGLKRARTAPGAQANLLVPAGSGALLRKALAQTEVVTPAAYSASSRVHIRERATPQARPAVAVAKPARTTPKALVHVVKRGETLSAIARRHDLGVRTLAESNHLDLDDTLRPGQKLRIPGSDALVTYRVRSGDSMSVIAHRYGVTVDDLQRWNALSDSRLDIGDTLRIYRHKS, encoded by the coding sequence ATGCCTGATGTTTCACGTCTGGCACGCACGCTGTGCGCGCTGCCCCTGTTGCTCGCGCCCGTTCTCTCGGGCTGCGTCAAGGACTCACCCCTCACTCGCGCCGAACAGGACTCGGACGCACGCCCCCAGATCGTCTCGGCCCGCGAATACGGCTTCGTCCGACCTGCGGTCGACATCAGCGGCCTGGAGACCACCAGCGGCGGCCAGGGTCTCGCAACCACCACCGGCGGTGGCGACCTGTGGACCCGGGTACGCACCGGCATGCGACTGCAAGACCAGCACAACCCGCGGGTCGAGGCGGTCATCGCACGCTTCAAGCGCGACCCGCGCTATCTCACCCGGCTCAATGATCGCGCTCGCCCCTACCTGCGCCTAATCGTCGACGAGATCGCACGGCGCGGCCTACCGATGGAGCTGGCGCTGCTGCCCCAGGTCGAGAGTCGCTACAACCCCGGCGCCACCTCGTCCAAGGCCGCCGCCGGGATCTGGCAGTTCATGCCTTACACCGGACGCGCCATGGGACTGCGTCAGGACCAGTGGTGCGACGAGCGACGCGACGTGCTCGCCTCGACTCGCGCCGCGCTCGACTATCTCGAGCAGCTCAACGCCCAGTTCGACGGCGACTGGGCACTCACCATGGCCGCCTACAACTGTGGCCCCGGCTGCGTAGCCAACGCCGTCGAGCGCAATCGTCGCCAGGGCCAGCCAACCGACTTCTGGTCGCTGCAACTGCCCGCCGAGACCCGCGACTATGTACCGCAGATCCTCGCCACCGCGCGTCTGGTGGCGACCCCCGGGCAGTACGGCCTGGCCCTGCCGCCGCTCCCCGATCGCCCCCAGCTCGAGTTGATCCGCACCCCGGGCGCGGTCGAACTGGCCAAGCTCGCCAACGCCAGCGGCGTCGAGCTGGCCACCCTCAAGCGACTCAACCCCGGTCTCAAGCGCGCGCGCACCGCCCCCGGCGCCCAGGCCAACCTGCTGGTGCCGGCCGGCAGCGGCGCGCTGCTGCGCAAGGCGCTGGCCCAGACCGAGGTGGTCACGCCCGCGGCCTACAGCGCCTCGAGCCGTGTCCATATCCGCGAGCGCGCCACCCCGCAGGCACGCCCGGCGGTCGCCGTCGCCAAGCCCGCGCGCACGACGCCCAAGGCACTGGTCCACGTGGTCAAACGCGGCGAGACCCTCAGCGCCATCGCCCGCCGTCACGACCTCGGGGTGCGCACACTCGCCGAGAGCAATCATCTCGATCTCGACGACACCCTGCGCCCGGGGCAGAAGCTGCGCATCCCCGGCAGCGATGCGCTGGTCACCTATCGGGTGCGCAGCGGCGACTCGATGAGCGTGATCGCCCACCGCTACGGCGTCACCGTCGACGACCTCCAGCGCTGGAACGCCCTCTCCGACTCGCGTCTCGACATCGGCGACACCCTGCGCATCTATCGGCACAAGAGCTGA
- a CDS encoding L,D-transpeptidase family protein: MPRVIHATEQRPSSTPGRRALLGALLGLTLPPSARAMSLLALPQPLRPTSAPDDFRPPRPGMADRVLVRKAERRLYLLRDGAVLQSYAIALGFQPLGHKRREGDGRTPEGRYRIDWRNPASRFHRALHISYPGPGDRLRARLHGDDPGGAIMVHGTGPDTNRNGDWTAGCIAVDNAEIEQIWSLVADGTPIEILP; this comes from the coding sequence GTGCCCCGCGTCATCCACGCCACCGAGCAACGTCCATCGTCCACACCCGGGCGACGGGCGCTGCTCGGCGCGCTGCTCGGGCTGACGCTCCCGCCATCGGCACGCGCGATGTCGCTGCTCGCCCTCCCCCAACCACTGCGCCCGACCAGCGCGCCCGACGACTTCCGCCCCCCGCGTCCAGGCATGGCCGACCGCGTCCTCGTGCGCAAGGCCGAGCGCCGACTCTATCTGCTGCGCGACGGCGCGGTGTTGCAAAGCTACGCCATCGCGCTCGGCTTCCAGCCGCTCGGCCACAAACGCCGCGAGGGCGATGGCCGCACCCCCGAGGGACGCTATCGCATCGACTGGCGCAACCCCGCCAGCCGCTTCCACCGCGCCCTGCACATCTCCTACCCCGGTCCCGGCGACCGGCTGCGCGCGCGTCTCCACGGTGATGACCCCGGCGGCGCCATCATGGTCCACGGCACCGGTCCCGACACCAACCGCAACGGCGACTGGACCGCCGGCTGCATCGCCGTCGACAACGCCGAGATCGAGCAGATCTGGTCGCTGGTGGCCGACGGCACCCCGATCGAGATCCTGCCCTGA